DNA from Eucalyptus grandis isolate ANBG69807.140 chromosome 5, ASM1654582v1, whole genome shotgun sequence:
CGAAACATTGGCAGATCTCGATATTGGAAAAGTGGTTTCCTTTCAAATGACATTTGATTTAGTATGTTGGAAATAACGTTTTTGGTGTTTATTAATTGGGCTTTGATTTTATCCTCTTTTCTCCAAGAAAAATGTATTGAGGAGCACTCTCATTAATTGTGATAGGCAATGCTTGATCCTGGAGGGAATGCTTAATTGTCAATGGAGCGTAGTTATCAAACAATAATTGGCATAAAAAGATGTTAATGGTATTATGTATAGCAGAATCAATCCAACTGATTGGcgataaaatttgaaaaagggtGATAGTGGGAGTGAACACATTAATTGATGTCAAGAAATGGGTCATGACACCGGTTTAGATCAGAATCATCATAAGGGTGATGATCCCCTGGTAGCCTACTTGATGTGGTTTCAGgtaaagtagtttttttttttttttttttttttttcaaatgatgagGTTGTTCTAGAAACTGATTCATTCTAGAAGTGGCATAGTGCTTTGTGTAATTTAAGTTCAAGTGATTGACATACTATGAAGGCTATTCTGTTATTGTTACTCTAAAAATGCCCTTTCTTTGCCAGTCGTTTTTGCAATGGAGTGCAGGCTTTTCATACTACTACTGACTTGGCAgtagatttttatttgtcttttggTGGACTATTAACGTGCACACTTGCCTTGACAAAGTTCAGTTCAAATGCTTTTGGTCTGAACTTTTAGGGTCTTTATGTGTATGCTGAGAGTGCTCGATCAAATTTGAATCagtttttagaacaaatttGCTGCCTATTTTCCTGCTCGTTTTACAGTTTCACGAATAAAGATCTAAGGTCAAAAGTGAGAGAGTGCAATTCATGTTTTGATCAACTTGTGGCAACAGTGACAATCTTTGCTGGATTCTTCTGGTGGTTCTTAGCTTCCTAATTCTTTCACTCATGCCTTTTCCTTGTACCACAGTTCTGAAAGATCTGAAGTATTATGACTCCCATGAGTGGGTGAAAGTTGAAGGCAATTCTGCTACAGTTGGCATCACTGATCATGCTCAAGATCATTTGGGTGATGTCGTGTTTGTCGAATTACCAGAAGTTGGGGCACCTGTGACTCAAGGCGAAGGTTTTGGTGCAGTTGAAAGTGTCAAGGCCACCAGTGATGTAAACTCCCCGGTTACAGGGAAAGTTGTTGAAGTCAATGAAGAACTCAGCAATTCTCCTGGCTTAGTAAGTCTCCTAATGCTCTTCCTCTACTTATGACACTCTGGAGTTTCAAAACTCCCTCGTTCTTTTAAGATGGAATGCTAATTGGACATAAAGGTTGAACTTAATTTAATTTCTGTGTATATGTCTTGTGAGTCTACCTTTTGATTTCTGTTTGCACTCCATGGAAGTTCTGACCTTTCTCGTTAGTAATTCTGTTTCGATCTCTTCACTGATGCGAGTTTACTGATCTGTAGGTTAACTCGAGCCCATATGAGCAAGGATGGATCATTAAGGTTGAAATGAGTGATGCAGGCCAACTAAACAACCTGATGGATGCTGACAAGTACTCCAAGTTCTGTGAAGAGGAGGATGCGAAGCATTGAGCAAATTCTTGACCCGTGAAGGGTTCTGATGTCAAATTCCGCAATGACTTGTTTTTCATCCGATGTCTTTTCGTTTCTTTCCTGACATTTATATCCGAATGCCTTTTGGCTTGAGTTTCTTTAACGCATCTATCTGAGAGATTGATTGGTATAATTTGGATTTTGAGTCGGGCTAGGCAGGTAGAGTCCATTCACTTCATGCCAAAAGTCTCGCTAataggagaggaaaaaaaaaaagtgagatttgACTTGTTTGAAAAGTTAAGAGCGTATAATGCCGCAAATGAGTACTGTTGATATGAATTAAGCTTGTCACTAACTTAATACTTAAAGTATAAAATGACTGACTGGGTTCGAGAAATGACCAAGAAAAGATTCTATctctgataaaaaaaatcttcagcGTGTTCTTGCTGAGGAGAGGATTTGAGGTTTGATTTAGTACTGAGAGGTCCTGGGAGCGGAATTGGCATGTCCATTGCCTTCTTTTAAGGTGCATACTCAGTTGATTAAGTACAGAACACAGTAGGCTATCTACGAATGCAGTGTCATCATGTCGTGTTGGTTATGCCCACCAATCCCATAGCTCTGTCTCCAGTCATGTGATTTCTGGATCAATTGTACGTTTCCTCAAATTGTGTTCTCATGTTGTGTCAAGTATTAATGGCCCCGCGGAGCGATCATGGTATAAGCATTGTAATGTTGTAGTTAGGAGGAAAGGGAACTTCTGAAGATAAACATTATCAAGACCCCTTTCTTCATTACTCAAAAGCTTGTGATACAAGAGAGCTAAAAGCTAATTAACATCCAAGGGGACTTGCAGCAATCAGTATAAAGTGCAATATCTCGTATCCAATAACTTCAGCGCCACTCGTTGAGCTGAGAACTCATCTCTCCAACGCAGAGAACGTCTCTGTCACGAACTCAGCGAAGATGATGCCTGGCGACATATGAACAGGTCCTTCTGTGAGTGACAGGGAGATGCAGTTGAAGCAAATGATTGAGCATGAAGGATGACATGAATAAACCTTAGCGTTTCTTTCGTCGCTTTCCGGACTTTACAGCGGATCTTAGGGAGGCCAAGGCGCTGATGAGCTTCGTAGCGATGACAGCCAGAGAAGCCTGTGAAAATGCATACAGAGCAAAATAATCTTTTCCATACCGAAAGAACAGTCCATATTGTTTATGTATATGCCAAAGTGCGAGGATGATGAAATAATTACGCACCGTAGTAAACTCCATCGACCTCGAGCACATCAATCTGCAATAGAATTTTTAACAGAAACATCACAAAATTGTCAACGAAGGCACGAAAATCTTGCTAATGCAGCTACTTTCTTCTACAAACACATGAAAACTCCATGTCAATATAGAGAAGCATAAGAGCTTCTACTTCAGGCAGAATGCTTCTGTACTGGTTTGATTAGCTCAGAATCACATGCCAAAACAGAGAAGCATCAACTCCCCAACTCGACTCCATCCACATCATACGCAACACATGCATTCGATCAATGAAATTTCCCATCCTGTCTTCACCCCGGTCAATCTTTGCCGTCCACTGCAGAGCCTAATGCTGCAAACATCCTCCGCAAGAACACACGACATCTCAAAAGAACGGAAAACGTGGGGCCTGGGATCATTTTACGTACAGGGACTTGGAGCCCGATCTCTTGGATGCTGTCCATGAGGTCCTTCACCTTGACCGGATCGTTCGCCCTCGTCCGCATCAGCGGCCTCCTGATCTTGTCCAGCGGCAGCTCCACCACCACCGGCCCTCCTTTCCCTTGGCCGACGCTTTGGCTCCGACCCGGAACAGCCCCTTCAAGATCCCGACATACCCACAAGTCAAAAAAGCAACTTTAGCAAAACCCAACTCACGGGCTCGATCAATCAAGACTCGCACGCAAGAGGGCGGCGGTTGCGGACTCACCGTTCGATGAGGCGGTGGCGGAGACGGAGAAGCTTCTCCATCtgctcgtcgccgccgtcgccgccgggAGGTGCAGCACGAAGCTCGCCATCCTCGGAGTCCTCGAGCCTTTGCGTTCGTTCCGGTCAGCTCTGAATTGAATATGATGATGAGGGAGGCTGTTCGTGTTTGTACTTAAATATCTTGGAAGACGAGAGGACTAGGATTGTTGTCCCGTGCGCAACATGGACTTGCGACTTGCGGGGACTGTCGTGCTGGCGCACGTGAATGTTGTGGACGGTGATCTTTGTCCCGGGCGACGACTGTCGACATGGTTGGAGAGCACAATTTGGAAATGAAGTATGATTTATCGAGCGAAACAGCCTGAATTCTACTTGATACGATAAAGATAACTTCGAAATGGCCTCGAGTATGCACGCTTTTTACTGAGTTTTTGGCGAAtgacatgtatatatattttttgtttcgcTAAACAACAATTTTGACCATGAGACAAAATGATACAATACAACTTGGCCTCTCGGAAAGAAAGGATATCAATATTGGTGCGTCACTTGGGGTTTGATGTGTTGAGCTAAGCTATTTGTCATTCGGGAGTAAAAAGCTATTTATGGGTGATTTTAgttccattttcattttattgtggTCGGTTCGAAGAACTTGCAATTTTAGTAGAGTTGCTGAAATTTTGTTTGTCTTCATTGTAGTTATGCATGTTTGTTTATAATCACTGGCATTTCTAGTTTGGCCTCACCTCCATGTTGTGTGAATTAGGTTACGACGGATCAAAATCAAGCTAATTGAGACCTTTATCGAGTTGAGTTCAAGCTAGGTGGGTATCGAGAAATCAAGCTCGATCAAGCACGAGCTTTCGCTCCTCCTTTCGTATGGGTTTGGGATGGATTGGGTAAGAAAAGAAGTCTCTTTTCAGCCTAGTTGAAAATTTGAGGGACTAAAGTGATACAAAATTGTCTTTAGGAAGcgaaaaataagaagtagaaaaaacttcAGGGGGCTAAAAGTAAAATCGATGACGATATCGGCCATTGCTAGTGAAGATGCCACAGTTTAACACCTCCTCGGACTTGCGCAGGATCCATCAATGGCCGCTCTCTACTCCTCAGCTCTCCttcggtactctctctctctctctctctctctacccttcaATCTTGATTGCAATGGTGAGAGAGCTCAGTGTTCTCTGCTTCTGAATTCGATCGTTTCTCTGCAATCTGTGCGTTTCAGGAGCTGTGGAGCAGGTGGTGTCAAGGCATTCGCGTTTTCCAGAGGCTCCTCTCGAGCTCTCGCTTCTGCCAAGTTCGCTCCTCCGCTTCACTTTCAGTCCCGTCGCAGGTGCTTTCGTCGTTCTTGTATTGGGCGCTGCGAAATTTCTGCTGTCAGCGGCAAAGATGGCTTCTTTATTGAAAAGTCAGGGATTGAAGAATGATCGTCCTTAGAAACCCATTTGATTGGGTTGGTTTTCACGTTGTGATGATAATTGGATCTGGGTTTGCCAAGAAATCttgataaatggaaaaaaaaaaaaaaaaaagatgatcttGTTGTGTCTGTAGAGCTTCACTGAGCTGAGACTTAAAGAAATGTATGTTATTTACTTTAGCATTTCAGTTGGCGAGGCGATTTTTCCCAATGCGGTCAATAGGATTTATCTTGTGGAAATCCTGTCTTTGTTCAAGCTGTGGATTGTATTCTCTTGCTTTTCTGGGTGTTGGAAAATTTGCTTCTTGCTACTGATGGAAATGCCCTTGATGTTCCTCTCAAATTGTTTGTATTCATAGATCTTTTTGCGTCAAAGCCACAAGCAGTGAAGAAGACGCTGCTAAAGCAGCTGCTGCAGTTGCCGACACAGGAGCTCCGACCATGTATGATGTGTTCTGTTCTGACTGGTTCAAACTggttcattttgatttttctgataTTTCTTTCGTGATTAGTTTGGAATCTGATTGGAGTgtgcctctttctttttcagatTTGACAAGATCATAGCTAAGGAGATACCATCAACCATTGTGTATGAGGATGAAAAGGTCCTAGCTTTTCGAGACATTACTCCACAGGCTCCGGTTCATGTTCTAGTCATTCCAAAACTCAGAGATGGCCTTACGCAGCTCGGAAAGGTTAGCTAGGGTTTTGTCGTTTACCAATGACTATCTCTGATGTTATCTGTGCACATTGAGAGGTGTGTGTACTTATCTTACATGGACTTGCAGTGTCCAACATAAGTTGTCTGGCAATTGCATCAATTCACTTTCCTTTCTAATAAATAACTCATCTATTTTCATAGCCTATGTGTACAACATAATAACAGCTGAGTGAAGTCATATGTGCTTGGGACTCTTGTCATCATAGGATTTCACTGAGAGTTATGAGGTAGATTCTGTCTCAAGGCGTTTTAatagagaaggagagggagatgCTAGAAGGCACTTTATATCATTTGAGATGGGAGGGCTATTCTTGGGATGAATCATGATTCATATCAAAGGCATATCTACATTCTCTCAGCATGTTTCAATTATTGTGCTGAATGgtaatcatttgttttttttttttggtaaagaatgGTAATCATTTGTTTATCAGTGGTTCTTACAGATATTATTAATCTGCATTAGTTTTTTCACACTGTCGGCCTAGTGATCTTTCAAGATAGGATAGATGAGGCAGCCTGCTGCTGAGATTGATTCTATTGGTATAGATTTTATAGAAGGTGAAAATACAAAGAAACAGGACCAGTTCAATCATGGCTTAATTACTCTCAATACTCCTAGGTAGCATGGGGTAGGGAGTTTAAAATAAGTCTAACCTAAAGTTTGATGGCTGATGAAGTTGCTTGACTCGATGAGAATCTCTCTCATATTCCTTCTGATTTTCTCATGAAGTGAATGATTGGTCTACTCACTCATACGGCAACTTCAAGAACATCCAAGATTTTAGATTTTCTCCTCGAAGAATCATCAAATTTCATGTTGAGAggctttatttttcctttctgtcCTCCTATAACCCATTTATGCATATAAAAGGCGACTTAATATATTCCAATAGTACAACCTCCTGCTTAATAGCTGCAAAATACATCCTacttagcttttcttttcttttcttttttttccttggggAGATTATGAAGTTCTGGTTTTCCATTGCTTCTCTACAGGCTGAAGAAAAGCATTCTGAGATACTGGGTGAACTTCTCTATGCTGCCAAAGTTGTGGCTGAAAAAGAAGGCATTCTTGATGGATTTCGTGTTGTCATCAACAGTGGACCAAGTGCCTGTAAGTTTTTCGTCATTCCTTTTTCTGCTGGATAGAACGTTTTCATCTTATGTTGATTATCTGCACAACCTCAAGTTGCTTAAGAAAGCATgtaaaccctctctctctctctctctctctctctctctccaggtcAATCCGTTTATCATCTTCACCTGCATGTGCTGGGTGGTAGACAAATGAAGTGGCCTCCTGGTTGAAGTTGAAGCAAGCCATATTAATCATCACCATTTTGTGACCTATTGAGATGTATTCACGATAGTTCTGCTCTTTTTGGCTCACTGATCATGTAACTATGCTTTCGAGGTTTTCCTTTGATAATAAAAGTTGTTGCCAGATCCGTATGTGAATGTCGTTATGTTTATGTCTGTCTGAGCAACATGTGGCTCATACATGCTGCAAAAGTATTGACAGTACTACCATCTATTCGTTTCTATGGATATGACTAGCGGGCTCGTGTTAGGCTTTAGTTGTATCAGCTTAACAAAAGGCCACATGAATCATCAGCTCATTGTGCCATTCGAAGAATTATTGGAAGTGTGATGGAGGGGAAATGAGATGAGAGCATATGCAAAACTGGACGTGGACAAAACCCTTTCTATGGGTTTAGATCTAGGGTTGGTAATTCTTCTTAACGCGTTAAAATCATATCTATAATTCATGTCAATTTGTTGTGTCGGACTAAAAcatctcaatttttgttttgcacGTCAAATAATTTAGTTGTGATAAAAACTGTGTAAATTTCCACCAATTCGTGTCAACATATAAAGCTTATGCATCTCGAAAAATTTGAATCCTTTATAATTTGTGTTAACGAATCATGTCCAACATTGCCAGCCCCGTTTAAATCCAGTCAAATCATTATTGAATGAATGGGTGAAGCATATCTTCAAACAAAGGAAGGAGAAATTAGACCCTAGTCACTGCCTAAAACGCATGAAAGAATAGACTCCGAAACAATTGAAGGGCACTAGACAAATTATCATGGAAACATGTGCCAAGGTCTGTAGGCACATGGAGAGCTTTCCCATACAGCATATTTCACAGACGTGCGGACCTTAACTAGTATATGTAAGAGCAGCCTACAAAGAAGTCAACTCACCATTCCaacataagaaaaagaataaggtATACGGTCAGATCTTCTTCTGTACAATGTACAATATGTGGAAAATACAGGCAGCAATCAATCTTTAATCTAATTTCCCTATTCTGCATCACCACAAGTACCAGAATCTCTAATGATCTACAACTGCTACCCTGCCTAACAAACCCTGAAAAATCCTCTGCCAAGGGCGTAATGTAAGGGGAGGGTGTCAATTGTAAACGGTGTACTAGCAAGAAATGAGGATAAATTAAATGCAGTGACAGCTCCTCGATATTTCTAAACTCAGCCTTGCAGGGTGTCCTGCAGATCGCGGTATAGTTGCTGAATCCAAACACGAGCGAATTCCAACACCAACTGGCCAGCACCCAAGCAGGCAGGTTTGCAAATAGTGGTCGGAGATCAAGGTACAAGTAGTGCTCGTGTCATAGAGTGGAAATGACCCCCGTCTGGTTCGAACAGATACAGGAACAGTCTGGTTCACTCATGTCCCTCTTGACAATCCTCTTGTCACGGTTAATCATCAGTTTAATAAGGGGTAGCTTCTGTGATATTTGCCGCCAAATTTCATTGACTGTTCCGTTTGGATCACCATACTCGAAAAATCG
Protein-coding regions in this window:
- the LOC104445792 gene encoding glycine cleavage system H protein 2, mitochondrial yields the protein MASRLLWASRAASYLRVSVAHRGFATVLKDLKYYDSHEWVKVEGNSATVGITDHAQDHLGDVVFVELPEVGAPVTQGEGFGAVESVKATSDVNSPVTGKVVEVNEELSNSPGLVNSSPYEQGWIIKVEMSDAGQLNNLMDADKYSKFCEEEDAKH
- the LOC104445793 gene encoding sulfiredoxin, chloroplastic/mitochondrial, translating into MASFVLHLPAATAATSRWRSFSVSATASSNGAVPGRSQSVGQGKGGPVVVELPLDKIRRPLMRTRANDPVKVKDLMDSIQEIGLQVPIDVLEVDGVYYGFSGCHRYEAHQRLGLPKIRCKVRKATKETLRHHLR
- the LOC104445794 gene encoding 14 kDa zinc-binding protein — protein: MAALYSSALLRSCGAGGVKAFAFSRGSSRALASAKFAPPLHFQSRRRSFCVKATSSEEDAAKAAAAVADTGAPTIFDKIIAKEIPSTIVYEDEKVLAFRDITPQAPVHVLVIPKLRDGLTQLGKAEEKHSEILGELLYAAKVVAEKEGILDGFRVVINSGPSACQSVYHLHLHVLGGRQMKWPPG